In the genome of Nocardioides seonyuensis, one region contains:
- a CDS encoding alpha-amylase family protein, which produces MRITDTSDVWWKSAVVYCLDIETYYDRNGDGTGDLAGLAERIDYLAELGVTCLWLMPFYSSPDRDDGYDITDLYGVDRRLGNHGQLVEVLRTAHDRGMNVIADLVINHTSDRHPWFKESRRSKDNPCRDYYVWRDTEPPDTSDLVVFPDKEDSIWELDDKTGEWYLHHFYKHQPDLNLANPAVVDEILRVVGFWLQLGFDGFRVDGIPFLEQTAKAVDDPALVVDPHVLMRKLRGFLNRRAGHAMMLGEVNLPHSQQRAFFGGDAGDELQMQFDFIGMQATYLSLAREDARPLVKALRARPRIHPNCQWATFLRNHDELTLDKLSDKERQEVFEAFGPEPEMQLFGRGLKRRVPPMMGGDPRRVRMAYSLLFSLPGTPTLYYGEEIGMGEDLAAEGRMAVRTPMQWTSGRNGGFSDAAARKLIQPPVGDGYGPEHVNVADQRRDPDSMWSFMRTLIGTYRMCPELGWGEFTVIDQPHRQVLAHRCDLDDVAVVAVHNLGADAVVVDLAVDGLDDSTELVDLFSQEEVHTDDGTIQVSLEGYGYRWLRLRPEGGLHLP; this is translated from the coding sequence ATGAGGATCACCGACACCAGCGACGTGTGGTGGAAGAGCGCGGTCGTCTACTGCCTCGACATCGAGACCTACTACGACCGGAACGGTGACGGGACCGGCGACCTCGCCGGGTTGGCCGAGCGCATCGACTACCTGGCCGAGCTCGGTGTCACCTGTCTGTGGCTGATGCCGTTCTACTCCAGCCCTGACCGTGACGACGGCTACGACATCACCGACCTGTACGGCGTCGACCGGCGCCTCGGCAACCACGGCCAGCTGGTCGAGGTCCTGCGCACCGCCCACGACCGCGGCATGAACGTCATCGCCGACCTCGTCATCAACCACACCTCCGACAGGCACCCGTGGTTCAAGGAGTCCCGGCGGAGCAAGGACAACCCGTGCCGCGACTACTACGTCTGGCGCGACACCGAGCCGCCGGACACCTCCGACCTCGTCGTCTTCCCGGACAAGGAGGACTCCATCTGGGAGCTCGACGACAAGACGGGGGAGTGGTACCTCCACCACTTCTACAAGCACCAGCCCGACCTCAACCTCGCGAACCCCGCGGTCGTCGACGAGATCCTCCGTGTCGTCGGGTTCTGGCTGCAGCTGGGGTTCGACGGCTTCCGCGTCGACGGCATCCCCTTCCTCGAGCAGACCGCCAAGGCTGTCGACGACCCGGCCCTGGTCGTCGACCCGCACGTCCTGATGCGCAAGCTGCGCGGCTTCCTCAACCGACGCGCCGGCCACGCGATGATGCTCGGCGAGGTCAACCTCCCGCACTCCCAGCAGCGCGCCTTCTTCGGAGGGGACGCCGGTGACGAGCTGCAGATGCAGTTCGACTTCATCGGCATGCAGGCCACCTACCTGTCCCTGGCCCGCGAGGACGCCCGCCCGCTGGTCAAGGCCCTGCGCGCCCGACCCCGCATCCACCCCAACTGCCAGTGGGCGACGTTCCTTCGCAACCACGACGAGCTGACGCTCGACAAGCTCAGCGACAAGGAGCGCCAGGAGGTCTTCGAAGCGTTCGGTCCCGAGCCGGAGATGCAGCTCTTCGGTCGCGGCCTCAAACGGCGCGTCCCCCCGATGATGGGTGGCGACCCCCGTCGGGTCCGGATGGCCTACAGCCTGCTGTTCTCGCTGCCCGGGACGCCCACCCTCTACTACGGCGAGGAGATCGGCATGGGCGAGGACCTTGCGGCCGAGGGGCGGATGGCCGTCCGCACGCCGATGCAGTGGACCTCCGGCCGGAACGGCGGCTTCTCCGACGCCGCTGCCCGCAAGCTGATCCAGCCGCCCGTGGGCGACGGCTACGGCCCGGAGCACGTCAACGTCGCCGACCAGCGCCGCGACCCCGACTCCATGTGGAGCTTCATGCGCACGCTCATCGGCACCTATCGCATGTGCCCCGAGCTTGGCTGGGGTGAGTTCACCGTCATCGACCAGCCGCACCGCCAGGTGCTGGCCCACCGCTGCGACCTGGACGACGTGGCGGTGGTCGCCGTGCACAACCTGGGCGCCGACGCCGTCGTGGTCGACCTCGCCGTCGACGGGCTCGACGACTCCACCGAGCTCGTGGACCTCTTCTCCCAGGAGGAGGTCCACACCGACGACGGGACGATCCAGGTCAGCCTCGAGGGCTACGGCTACCGCTGGCTGCGGCTACGGCCCGAGGGTGGTCTCCACCTGCCCTGA
- a CDS encoding TIGR03885 family FMN-dependent LLM class oxidoreductase — translation MPRIGFHASHEQIAPDQLLGHVQHAERAGFDMAMCSDHLSPWSSRQGHSGYTWAWLGAALATTSLEIGCVSAPGQRYHPAVVAQKIATLGVMFPGRFWTALGSGEASNEHVTMDRWPAKEERTRRLEECVQVIRRLLAGEEVTHDGLVRVDRARVWDRPEVMPALMGPAVSVESAGRVAAWADGLVTVNQPADTLREVISAYRAAGGQGPVALQLHLSWAPTSAEADEIAFDQWRTNVFTGGVPWDVETPAAFDAMGEHVTMDSVRGSVRISHEPAQHVEWISEYAELGFDDIYLHHVGQEQTGFIDTFAEHVLPTFASSSERVQA, via the coding sequence ATGCCGCGCATCGGATTCCACGCCTCGCACGAGCAGATCGCCCCCGACCAGCTCCTCGGCCACGTGCAGCACGCCGAGCGCGCAGGCTTCGACATGGCCATGTGCTCGGACCACCTCAGTCCCTGGAGCAGCCGCCAGGGTCATTCGGGCTACACGTGGGCGTGGCTGGGGGCCGCCCTGGCCACCACCTCGCTCGAGATCGGCTGCGTCAGCGCCCCCGGCCAGCGCTACCACCCAGCGGTGGTGGCGCAGAAGATCGCCACGCTGGGCGTGATGTTCCCGGGCCGGTTCTGGACCGCTCTGGGCAGTGGCGAGGCGTCGAACGAGCACGTCACCATGGATCGCTGGCCCGCCAAGGAGGAGCGCACCCGGCGGTTGGAGGAGTGCGTGCAGGTGATCCGGCGTCTCCTCGCTGGCGAGGAGGTGACCCACGACGGACTCGTCAGGGTCGACCGCGCCCGCGTCTGGGACCGGCCGGAGGTGATGCCGGCGCTGATGGGTCCGGCGGTGAGCGTCGAGTCCGCGGGACGGGTTGCGGCCTGGGCCGACGGCCTGGTGACGGTCAACCAGCCGGCCGACACATTGCGCGAGGTCATCTCGGCCTACCGCGCCGCGGGCGGGCAGGGACCGGTCGCCCTCCAGCTGCACCTCTCGTGGGCGCCGACGAGCGCCGAGGCCGACGAGATCGCCTTCGACCAGTGGCGCACCAACGTCTTCACCGGCGGGGTGCCGTGGGACGTGGAGACCCCCGCAGCCTTCGACGCGATGGGTGAGCACGTGACCATGGACTCCGTGCGTGGCAGCGTCCGGATCTCGCACGAGCCCGCGCAGCACGTCGAGTGGATCTCGGAGTACGCCGAGCTGGGGTTCGACGACATCTACCTGCACCACGTGGGCCAGGAGCAGACGGGGTTCATCGACACCTTCGCCGAGCACGTGCTGCCGACGTTCGCGTCCTCGAGCGAGAGGGTCCAGGCATGA